In Streptomyces sp. NBC_00483, a single window of DNA contains:
- a CDS encoding aspartate-semialdehyde dehydrogenase, with product MAEAPVRRPTLAVVGATGSVGAVLLQILSQHADIWGEIRLVASARSAGRKLTVRGEEVEVVALEESVFDGVDVAMFDVPVEVSAQWAPIAAAKGVVVVDNSPAFRMDPDVPLVVPEVNPHAARVRPRGIIANPNCTTLSMIVAIGALHAEFGLRELVASSYQAVSGAGHAGIETLRAQLSLVAGSELGTAPGDLRRAVGDRTGPFLEPVALNVVPWSGTLCEDGWSSEEMKVRDESRKILGLPGLKVAVTCVQVPVVTTHSLTVHARFENEVTVDRAREIIATAPGVVLFDNPAAGEFPTPADVVGTDPTWVGRVRRSLDDPAGLELFVCGDNLRKGAALNTAQIAELVAAELSAM from the coding sequence ATGGCCGAGGCACCCGTGCGGCGTCCGACGCTCGCGGTCGTGGGAGCGACCGGGAGCGTCGGCGCCGTTCTGCTGCAGATCCTTTCGCAGCACGCGGACATCTGGGGCGAGATCCGACTCGTGGCCTCCGCGCGCTCGGCGGGGCGCAAGCTCACCGTGCGCGGCGAGGAGGTCGAGGTCGTCGCCCTGGAGGAGTCCGTCTTCGACGGGGTCGACGTCGCGATGTTCGACGTACCCGTCGAGGTGTCCGCGCAGTGGGCGCCCATCGCCGCCGCCAAGGGCGTTGTGGTGGTGGACAATTCGCCCGCATTCCGGATGGACCCGGATGTGCCGCTCGTCGTGCCCGAGGTGAATCCGCACGCCGCGCGCGTGCGGCCGCGCGGCATCATCGCCAACCCCAACTGCACGACGCTGTCGATGATCGTGGCGATCGGGGCGCTGCACGCCGAGTTCGGACTGCGCGAGCTGGTCGCGTCCAGTTATCAGGCGGTGAGCGGCGCGGGCCACGCCGGCATCGAGACGCTGCGGGCGCAGCTCTCCCTCGTGGCCGGTTCGGAGCTCGGCACCGCCCCCGGCGATCTGCGGCGGGCCGTCGGCGACCGGACGGGGCCCTTCCTCGAGCCCGTCGCGCTCAATGTCGTGCCCTGGTCGGGCACGCTGTGCGAGGACGGCTGGTCCTCGGAGGAGATGAAGGTGCGGGACGAGTCCCGCAAGATCCTCGGCCTGCCGGGCCTGAAGGTCGCCGTCACCTGCGTACAGGTGCCCGTCGTCACCACGCACTCCCTCACCGTCCACGCCCGCTTCGAGAACGAGGTCACCGTGGACCGGGCGCGCGAGATCATCGCGACCGCGCCGGGCGTCGTGCTCTTCGACAATCCGGCCGCCGGTGAATTCCCCACGCCGGCCGACGTGGTGGGCACCGATCCGACGTGGGTGGGCCGCGTGCGGCGTTCGCTCGACGATCCGGCCGGGCTCGAACTCTTCGTCTGCGGGGACAATTTGCGCAAAGGCGCAGCTTTGAACACCGCGCAGATCGCCGAGCTGGTGGCGGCGGAGCTCTCCGCCATGTGA
- a CDS encoding SigE family RNA polymerase sigma factor, protein MAEVLDFTAVRATGAAALRPTLAPLGTRRVRAAGGMPVIAPMPAAGPARIPAQAQGADESMTEAGTSVDHLTETYRAHYRSLLGLAALLLDDTASCEDVVQEAFIRVHSARKRVRDPQKTLAYLRQTVVNLSRSTLRRRILGLKLLTKPMPDMASAEEGAYDLLERDALKKALRGLQRRQREVLVLRYFADMTEAQVAESLGISLGSVKAYGSRGIAALRVAMEEPA, encoded by the coding sequence GTGGCAGAAGTACTGGACTTCACAGCGGTACGGGCGACGGGCGCAGCAGCCCTTCGTCCGACTCTCGCACCCCTTGGAACCCGTCGCGTGCGCGCGGCCGGTGGCATGCCGGTGATCGCGCCCATGCCAGCGGCGGGACCGGCGCGCATTCCGGCACAGGCACAGGGTGCTGACGAGTCGATGACGGAAGCCGGTACCTCCGTCGACCATCTCACCGAGACCTATCGCGCCCATTACCGCTCCCTGTTGGGGCTCGCGGCGCTGCTTCTCGACGACACCGCCTCCTGCGAGGACGTCGTGCAGGAGGCCTTCATCCGCGTGCACTCCGCGCGCAAACGCGTGCGCGATCCACAGAAGACGCTCGCGTATCTGCGCCAGACCGTCGTGAACCTCTCGCGGTCCACGCTGCGCCGCCGCATCCTCGGTCTGAAGCTGCTCACCAAGCCGATGCCGGACATGGCGAGCGCGGAGGAGGGTGCGTACGACCTCCTGGAGCGGGACGCCCTGAAGAAGGCGCTGCGTGGGCTGCAGCGACGCCAGCGCGAGGTCCTCGTCCTGCGATACTTCGCGGACATGACGGAGGCGCAGGTGGCCGAGTCGCTCGGGATATCGCTCGGCTCGGTCAAGGCGTACGGATCGCGAGGTATCGCGGCGCTGCGCGTCGCCATGGAGGAGCCGGCATGA